The following are encoded in a window of Kitasatospora sp. NBC_01250 genomic DNA:
- a CDS encoding MFS transporter — protein sequence MTSTQPDSGRDSPGRNIGSFISAYTLSMTGDQLWLTALGWSAGQLGRPVLTGIVMGAGTVPRALLMLLGGSLVDRLGIRQLALSTQAARIAIMLGATLAAAAAPHAWVPLLAVALVFGAIDAINVPALGAVPALIAPPEQLPRVTGLLQTMQRVGTVAGGPAAGLLIALGGTAGATTACAVVFALALVALLRVRLPERPEPTEHTNTGAKAGIRYILCHPVLAILIVTIACLNFTIMGSFSVGLPLLIHNHHWPATTFGAIQGSFGAGAVIGAMTVVLRRPTRHAAVAGLSWVAFQTPLLVALGYVNQPVATALVAAAVGFTLGPASSLLIGLVQATADKSYIGRVMSLVSFTTVGLTPVSFLLFASIARATSISTAFLISGILEAIVVALALANPALRAARLPDPRQPDEAPEASEQDLATAK from the coding sequence ATGACCAGCACACAGCCCGACAGCGGCCGGGACAGTCCGGGCCGAAACATAGGCAGCTTCATCAGTGCGTACACCCTGTCCATGACGGGTGATCAGCTCTGGCTTACCGCGCTGGGCTGGTCCGCCGGACAGCTCGGCAGACCCGTCCTCACCGGCATCGTTATGGGTGCGGGTACCGTCCCCCGCGCCCTGCTCATGCTCCTGGGCGGCAGCCTGGTCGACCGCCTGGGCATCCGCCAACTCGCCCTCTCCACCCAGGCAGCACGCATCGCGATCATGCTCGGCGCCACCCTGGCCGCAGCGGCGGCTCCTCACGCCTGGGTCCCGCTGCTCGCCGTCGCCCTGGTGTTCGGCGCGATCGACGCCATCAACGTTCCGGCCCTTGGTGCCGTCCCGGCCCTGATCGCTCCACCCGAGCAGCTTCCTCGCGTCACCGGTCTCCTCCAGACCATGCAGCGCGTTGGCACCGTGGCGGGAGGCCCTGCCGCAGGTCTCCTCATCGCACTCGGCGGAACCGCCGGCGCCACCACCGCCTGTGCCGTTGTCTTCGCGCTCGCCCTGGTCGCCCTCCTCAGAGTCCGCCTGCCCGAACGCCCGGAACCCACCGAACACACCAACACCGGAGCCAAAGCAGGCATCCGCTACATCCTGTGCCACCCCGTGCTGGCGATCCTCATCGTCACGATCGCCTGCCTCAACTTCACCATCATGGGGTCCTTCAGCGTCGGCCTGCCCCTGTTGATCCACAACCACCACTGGCCGGCCACCACTTTCGGAGCCATCCAAGGAAGCTTCGGAGCCGGTGCCGTCATCGGTGCCATGACCGTCGTCCTACGCCGCCCCACACGCCATGCCGCTGTGGCAGGCCTGAGCTGGGTCGCCTTCCAGACGCCCCTGCTTGTCGCCCTCGGATACGTCAACCAGCCAGTCGCCACTGCCCTGGTCGCCGCAGCTGTCGGCTTTACCCTGGGCCCGGCCAGTTCCCTGCTCATCGGCCTGGTCCAGGCAACCGCCGACAAGAGCTACATCGGCCGCGTCATGAGCCTCGTCAGCTTCACCACCGTGGGACTCACCCCTGTCTCCTTCCTGCTCTTCGCCTCCATAGCCCGCGCCACGAGCATCAGTACAGCCTTCCTCATCAGCGGAATCCTGGAAGCAATCGTCGTGGCCCTGGCTCTCGCCAACCCCGCACTGCGCGCAGCCCGGCTGCCCGACCCCAGGCAGCCTGACGAGGCCCCCGAGGCGTCCGAGCAAGACCTGGCCACCGCCAAGTGA
- a CDS encoding helix-turn-helix domain-containing protein gives MVSDGRTPPISDLQTLRAMTHPLRWRMYELLLTRGPSTASRLGQIVSATPGHLSYHLHELARYGYVEEAPELQQDGRERWWRAITGGVRWSSETLADTEAGREAERRLETLMLNRQHERLRTWWDSRPTEEAAWQQAAYTTDAVATLTASELEQMTREMQDVISKWCEHGRNAIAGSTPDQVMSGPEARRPIFVFAYAFPEQP, from the coding sequence ATGGTGAGCGACGGCCGTACTCCCCCCATCAGCGACCTGCAGACCCTGCGGGCCATGACACACCCTCTGCGCTGGCGCATGTACGAACTGCTACTCACCCGAGGCCCCTCCACGGCCTCTCGCCTGGGGCAGATCGTGAGCGCGACACCCGGGCACCTCAGCTACCACCTGCACGAGCTGGCCCGCTACGGCTACGTCGAGGAAGCCCCCGAGCTCCAACAGGACGGCCGGGAGCGATGGTGGCGTGCCATCACCGGTGGCGTCCGCTGGTCCTCCGAAACTCTCGCCGACACAGAGGCCGGCCGTGAAGCAGAACGCCGGCTCGAGACCCTCATGCTCAACCGCCAGCACGAGCGGCTGCGCACCTGGTGGGACAGCCGGCCCACCGAGGAAGCAGCCTGGCAGCAGGCCGCCTACACCACCGACGCCGTCGCCACCCTCACCGCATCCGAACTCGAACAGATGACTCGGGAGATGCAGGACGTCATCTCCAAGTGGTGCGAACACGGCCGCAATGCGATCGCCGGCTCAACCCCTGACCAGGTCATGAGCGGCCCAGAAGCCCGCCGTCCCATCTTCGTCTTCGCTTATGCCTTCCCGGAGCAGCCATGA
- a CDS encoding radical SAM/SPASM domain-containing protein yields MGQKVSRYVAFSDHTYRDSDGDAWQLLYATRTGLVLPVMAEVVGLLREGDLAALADEVREGLTAAQALVDEQSDELSDLLAERRAAAADRSKLTYALLPTSYCNMGCTYCGQAHTRKRLEPNHRDAVVRRVAAGIARPTTKAVEIGWFGGEPMAGYPVIRELSRPLIEAADEHGVDYKAHIVTNGSLLTMERLATLHHECRVVHAEITLDGPQRIHDVHRPLKNGKGSFQHIVRVVQQVLREPGLEGLTIGLRTNVSRDNAAYVEEYLRLMAEAGMADDRVVFSIHEVHSWGNDVSELQVARAGFAEQELEWMRLMTELDLRFQTLPGEAKKTVCVAVTRSAEIISSTGNVFSCSEHPLVPEAEQNRALAHVDTHPVQQARPLGEFDDWYDSVERGGESPCDRCLFFPVCGGFCPKQWREGTVTCPSFKTNLQGRFDVTAQLNEMQPI; encoded by the coding sequence ATGGGTCAGAAGGTCAGTCGATACGTGGCGTTCAGCGACCACACCTACCGGGACAGCGACGGCGATGCATGGCAGCTGCTGTACGCGACGCGCACGGGGCTGGTACTGCCGGTCATGGCTGAGGTCGTCGGCCTGCTGCGAGAGGGTGACCTCGCTGCTCTGGCCGACGAGGTGCGCGAGGGTCTGACCGCGGCTCAGGCCCTCGTCGACGAGCAGAGCGATGAACTCTCGGACCTACTGGCCGAGCGTCGCGCCGCCGCGGCCGACCGCTCGAAGCTCACCTACGCCCTGTTGCCGACTTCCTACTGCAACATGGGCTGCACCTACTGCGGCCAGGCGCACACGCGCAAGCGTCTGGAGCCGAACCACCGGGACGCGGTCGTACGCCGGGTGGCCGCCGGCATCGCCCGGCCCACCACCAAGGCGGTCGAGATCGGATGGTTCGGTGGCGAGCCAATGGCCGGCTACCCGGTCATCCGGGAACTCTCCCGACCCCTGATCGAGGCCGCCGACGAGCATGGGGTGGACTACAAGGCCCACATCGTCACCAACGGCTCCCTGCTGACCATGGAGCGGTTGGCCACTCTGCACCACGAGTGCAGGGTCGTCCACGCCGAGATCACCCTTGACGGCCCGCAGCGGATCCACGACGTGCACCGCCCCCTGAAGAACGGCAAGGGCTCCTTCCAGCACATCGTCCGCGTGGTCCAGCAGGTCCTCCGCGAGCCTGGCCTGGAAGGCCTGACCATCGGCCTGCGCACCAACGTCAGCCGCGACAACGCCGCCTACGTGGAGGAGTACCTACGCCTCATGGCGGAGGCCGGCATGGCGGACGACCGCGTCGTATTCAGCATCCATGAGGTTCACTCCTGGGGCAACGATGTCAGTGAACTGCAGGTCGCCCGCGCGGGGTTCGCCGAGCAGGAGCTGGAGTGGATGCGCTTGATGACGGAGCTCGATCTGCGCTTCCAGACGCTGCCCGGCGAAGCCAAGAAGACGGTGTGTGTCGCTGTCACCCGCTCTGCCGAGATCATCAGCAGCACCGGCAACGTCTTCTCCTGCAGTGAGCATCCGCTGGTTCCCGAAGCCGAGCAGAACCGCGCTCTCGCTCACGTCGACACCCACCCGGTCCAGCAGGCCAGGCCGCTGGGTGAGTTCGACGACTGGTACGACAGCGTGGAACGCGGGGGCGAATCACCGTGCGACCGCTGCCTTTTCTTTCCCGTCTGTGGCGGATTCTGTCCCAAGCAGTGGCGCGAGGGCACTGTCACCTGTCCGTCGTTCAAGACGAACCTGCAGGGACGTTTCGACGTCACCGCTCAGCTGAACGAGATGCAGCCGATCTGA
- a CDS encoding AfsR/SARP family transcriptional regulator has translation MRISLSLLPSFSCRSGLDVHTISPAGQRILAAAALEDGPISRDVLTTRLWPDLTASRASARLRQGLWRLNRSVPGGGLLTVSSTSVALADDVHLDYRAATDLYDTWACQGIPHGELRKSARPWCSYFKHPLLAGWDEEWLTPGQEQWDTRRLRALEDLSRACLDAGELLLATEVADTAAEVDPLREGPRRIAIEAMVRAGEIATAHRRYQQFEQQLDDELGIRPSPATSALLRTPARLVAV, from the coding sequence GTGCGCATCTCGCTGTCCCTACTCCCAAGCTTCAGCTGTCGCAGCGGCCTCGACGTCCACACGATCAGTCCCGCCGGACAACGGATCCTCGCCGCTGCCGCGCTGGAGGACGGGCCGATCAGCCGCGACGTCCTCACCACCAGGTTGTGGCCCGACCTGACAGCCAGCCGTGCATCCGCCCGACTGCGGCAGGGCTTGTGGCGGCTGAACAGGAGTGTTCCTGGGGGCGGGCTGCTGACAGTGAGTTCCACGTCCGTTGCGCTCGCCGACGATGTCCATCTCGACTACCGGGCGGCCACCGACCTGTACGACACATGGGCCTGCCAGGGCATCCCCCACGGCGAGTTGCGCAAATCAGCGCGGCCCTGGTGCAGCTACTTCAAACATCCCCTGCTCGCCGGCTGGGACGAGGAATGGCTCACCCCGGGCCAGGAGCAGTGGGATACCCGTCGACTGCGCGCCCTCGAAGATCTCTCCAGGGCCTGCCTCGACGCCGGCGAACTTCTCCTGGCCACCGAGGTCGCCGACACTGCGGCCGAGGTCGATCCCTTGCGCGAAGGCCCGCGCAGAATCGCCATCGAGGCGATGGTGCGAGCCGGAGAGATCGCCACCGCCCACCGCCGCTACCAGCAGTTCGAACAGCAACTGGATGACGAACTCGGCATCAGGCCCAGCCCCGCCACCAGCGCGCTCCTTCGGACCCCGGCGC